From the Helianthus annuus cultivar XRQ/B chromosome 17, HanXRQr2.0-SUNRISE, whole genome shotgun sequence genome, the window ACATCAAACATCCTTATCACACTACAACATTATTTACAAAACATAATAATCATTCTTTGTAACTACGTAACAGAACTAATACttacgtacctttaaagcacccCTTTCAAGCGCGTATCccctccggcttgtccacttgacgatccggattccttgcctaaagagttcaattcactaCCGTTTTAGAACCCTTTTTATAAGTTTTAACGCATAATTTGCCATATAAATCAAACACGCGTTTTTATCCGATTTTCAACACTTTATtccccacttaggcattttaacgaacACCTAACGGGTTTAATTTTTACACAACTagaatcaagttcataacttgttattTTTGCCAATTATAATCATACATTTCGATTCCATTATGTCAAGCATGCATACTATTATCAGAATCATCTTATAAAATTCAAGTAACACCACTTTTGATAGTCATAATCTTTGTGTTCATCctatttctacaaaacccatttaacctATAAATGGTTTACCATGAATTTCATAGTTTGAACATAATTTCAGCAAGTTATCAACTAGGATTCACTCCTATACGTGTTTTCATTACACGCTTCATCTAAACATCACATAATCAAGCTCCAATTTCGATTTCACAAATTATAAAGAATTTGAGATGAAACAAAACGATAAAATTtagcataccttatgatcacttcaCTGAGATGATCACTAATTTATGCTTGGAAATCGATTTGGAACATCAATCTCATATCAGGGAATCATAGCCCCTCGCTACACTTGTTGCGTTTTTAGCATTACATCATACTCATCTCGCATTATGCACATATGATGCGTGCATGTTAAACCAACCCTACAAGATAATCACACTCCAATTTAAATTCATTTAGACACCGCCATGTATAATGGTTGAATTGTTAGTTAGATTTATGGATAtaagaattttgaaattttaactatatcaacatacaactaTTAATTacagattttataaactatacaCATGTATGTATATTGTTCAGGGGTATTCAGTATTCTGAAAGAGTGGTTAAAACAAAGCGAAAAATTTCACTTACACCAATATTCCAATCATCTAAACAATTCAAGGCATTTATGCCCTGTGAGAGCTGCAAATCAGGTGATGGCCACAAACTACTAAGAAAAAATAATTGCCAACCGGCCAAGTGTATTACAAATTATTGGCACGCGGGAGTCCATTGATCTTAACGGTTGGGACTAGCACATTATTGAAGCAAGCATATTTTATGAGCGCATGTTGCTCATTTTAGCCCCAAAACCGCAAGCACAAAAACTAGATGCATACCATGTAACATTATTCCACATCAAAAGTCCAAAAGAAATCAACTACATGCATACCATGTAACAAAATTTTACATCAAAGGTCCAAAAGAATTGAAATCAACTAGATGCATTTTAAAATGCAAAGTTGCATCAATATTTATCAGATATATGAAGAAAGAAATTGTATCTTGAATAGCAACTGGATTCTTGATCTTCTATAGCTCACCCGAACAATCTGCATCAAGACTTACCCAAGTGAAATGAATTCAAAGAAGGCTACTGGTTCAGGCAATCACAATGCTTCTGCTTCATCAGAGTCGGAGTATTCAGATTCGTCGGAGTATTCAGATTCCTACCAAATAGAGATTTAAATTATATTTCTTACTATATTTCACGTTTCCATacaatcaatgttttaaaaaccggtttttaaatcaaaccggattaggctaaaaaatggttcaaccggttaaacgaggttgtaccgagcggttcaaccaGGTTGACTAGCTAACGCTGTAATTTCACAACATCAACTCAAAAATTAATCaaaaaatgcatgattacatattaaaagtaTTAGCAccgtatattattattattatttatattattctAGAATGTTTATATTTATGTAATAGGATTCTTTGTAAATTAGGAATGATTATAGTTTCCTAATTAGGTGTTAGTTTAGGTTCATGGTTCTTCCCTATATAAAGGGATCTCTTGTATTctattcaatcaatcaataatatCAATCCATGAACActttcatggtatcagagcctcggttctgaaaaacctaaatttTTCTTCCTCTTTTCCAGCCGCCGAcagttttttttcttcttttccaGCCGCCGATCTCTTCCCTCCTTCCGATCAACATGCCCGGCGCCGACAAACCGGAATCCTCGGATTCCGATTCAAAGCCAAACCTGTTGCATCCTGCTTATTCTGTTACGAATATTCAATCGAAAATCCGTACATTGGATGGCACCACGGTCCCTTATTCTGCGTGGGTGAAGATATTCAAGTTACATGTCGTTGCCTACAAGGTTTCGGCCCACATAGATGGCACTGCCGCCCGATCCAAAACCGACCCCACGTACGAATCTTGGCTCAAGCTTGATGCGTTAGTTCTACAGTGGATATGGAGCACCGTCTCTGACGACCTCCTACCTCGTGTCATGGATTCGGACGGCACTGCACGCGGTGCATGGGTCAAACTGGAGAAAATTTACTTAAGCAACAAGAAAGCTCGTGCGGCGGCATTAGTAACCAAATTCGTGAACCTTACACTTACCGCATGCTCTTCTTTGGATGCCTATTGTCAAAAGTTGAAGGAGTTAGCAAATCAGCTTGAAGATGTTGATCAACCGATTTCCGAATCGCGTCTCGTTCTCCAATTGGTCCGTGGATTGCCTCAAGAATTCGATACTACCGCCTCATTAATTAACTCTACCAACGATGATTGGGATCAAGCTCGTTCCATGCTCACCGATGAACTTATCCGCATAGAGGCACGCATATCCAACTCGTCCTCGGTCATGGTTGCCACTGGCCCTTCTAATCGGCCCTCACAGCAGCAGTCCTCCCAGCAACAGCCACAATCCTGGAGTCAACAGCAGCCGCCAGCTTGGTCTTCACAGCAGCCGCAACCTCCAAACTTTACCCGCGGACGTGGACGAGGCTAGGGATCTTGGAACAAAAACAGGGGAGGCCGTGGAGGCCGGGGTTCAGGCCGCAACCAATCCTACTCACCTTGGCCGACTCAGCCACCACAATACCCTACATGGGCTTGGTGGAATGTTCCAACATGCCCCTACCCTTCACAACCGGCCTGGTCCAACCCTGGCCCATACGCACCGCATCACACCGGTGCCCCTCCATCCACAGCCAACCGGTCGACTAACACCGGCCCCTTGGTCCCACCTGCATACTATACGACCGACCAGCAATCATCCGCAATGGCCCCACCTGTTGGTTTTGACGCACTTAACCCAGCGGAGTTGCAAGCAGCGTTCAATGCCATGAATCTCAATCAGCAACCACCGGACCCTGGTCTAATGGACACTGGTGCGGGCTCCCACGTCACCGAGAATTCAGGTATAATCTCCATTCCCAATTCTTTTTCTGTAAATCCAAAAATTCTTGTAGGCAACGGGCAATGTCTCCCAATACACGGGTCCGGCACTGGCTTTTGCAAAATCCTTGACCGCACCTACATCCTACCTAACATACTTTTTAGCCCATTCGTTATCAAAACTTTGATTTCAGTTAGACACTTTACACGTGATAATAATGTCTCTATTGAATTTGAGCCTTTTGGTTTCACTGTGAAGGATCTCAAAACTGGACGACACCTTTCCCGCCACAATAGTACCGGAGACGTCTACCCAATCACACCACCACAACTTCCGCCACAAGCTTGCTTCATTACCACTTCTACTCTCCCTTGGCATGATCGACTTGGGCACCCTGGAGCGCAAGTCTTAGATATTCTTAGTAGAAAATTTAATTTATTATGTAATAAAGACATATCTACTACTTTTTGTAATTCATGCCATTTATCTAATAGTAAACGTTTGCCATTTTATACGTCCAGTTCCTTCACTTTTTCTCCGTTCGACATCATTCACTGTGATTTATGGACCTCACCGGTCATAAGTAAAACCGGTTACAAATATTACATGGTCCTTATAGATAACTTTTCCCACTTTGTGTGGGTCTACCCTTTAAAATATAAATCCGAGACTTTCCCCACCTTTGTTAAATTTCACCGCCTTATCCTTACCCAATTCAACCGCCCCATAAAAACCTTCCAATGTGACTTGGGCGGGGAATTCGACAACAACCTATTTAAACAATTTGCTCACCAACAAGGACTCTTATTCCGATTTTCTTGCCCTTAGACATCCTCACAAAACGGGAAGGCCGAACGAATGATTCGTCGGTTGAACGACATCATCTGGTCCCTTCTCATACACGCCCACTTACCACCCATATTTTGGGTCGAGGCTCTTCATACCGCCACATACCTTCACAATATACTTCTAACAAAACGCCTAAATTTTTTTACACCCACTTTTGCCCTTTATCTTCGTCACCCAACCTATGACCACCTCCGCGTGTTCGGGTGTGCATGTTACCCGAACACCTCGGCTACCCAACTACACAAATTACACCCACGTGCAATTTGTTGCATCTTTCTCGGCTACCCTGCTGACTTTCGTTGGTACCGGTGCCTCGACCCTACCATAGGCAAGGTTCACATATCCCGCCACGTGACCTTTGATGAGCAAACCTTTCCATACTCCCTACCTACACCCTCGGCTACATACTCCTTTTTGGACGACTCAATACCCACTGGGTTCACCTTCGGCCAAACGTCGACCCCTAAGCCCAATGTCACAGCTCCTTATCCTTTTACCTACTTTCGTCGTCCACGGCCCACTGCCACTAACCCTTTACCCCCTACTGCCACCGGCCCACAACAACCTCTACACTTCACCACTGGCCCGCCTCTAATACCCAACAACCCACCCGACCCACTTCCAATCCCTAACATCCCACCCGGCCCACCTCCTCCAGTCGCCACACAAACAGCCCCGCCCACATCCGCCACTCAACAACCACGGCCTGCACCTTCCAATAACATCCACCCCATGTCAACCCGATCGAAAACCGGTTTGATTAAACCTCTGCTTTACCCGACCCTTATGACCACCCATATTTCGCCCGTTCCCACCACCTATGCTAAAGCCTTTGCCGACCCTAATTAGGTACATGCCATGCAAACAGAATTTAATGCCTTACAGGAAAACGAAACGTGGGAATTGGTTCCACGCCCTCATGACAGGCCGGTTATCCGTTGTATGTGGCTCTTTCGTCACAAGTTTAAAGCCGATGGGTCTTTGGAACGGTATAAGGTCCGACTGGTAGTTAATGGGAAATCACAGACGGTGGGGGTCTACTGTGACGAGACTTTTAGTCCGGTTGTTAAACCGGCAACCATCAGAACGGTTCTTTCTTTGGCAGTCAATCGTTCATGGCCCATTCATCAATTAGATGTAAAAAATGCTTTCCTTCACGGTCATTTAAACGAGACGGTATTTATGCATCAACCGCCGGGATTCGTTGTTACTCGTCGTCCTAACTATGTTTGCCGACTAAAGAAGTCTTTATATGGCCTAAAACAggcacctcgggcttggtacACTAGGTTTGCCTCATATATTTTGTAGAAGGGTTTTCGAAATAGTGCTTGTGATAATTCGTTGTTTATTTACTCAAAGGGGGCTGACACGGCTTATTTGCTTTTATACGTGGATGATATCGTTCTTACAGCGTCTAGCACTCTTCTGTTACACAGTATTATTCAGACTTTGTCCCGGGAGTTTGCTatatctgatttgggagctttaCATTATTTTTTGGGGATCAAAGTTTCGCGGCATTCTCATGGATTGTTTCTGTCACAATCTCAATATGCAAAGGATATCCTTGCACGTGCCTCCATGACTGCTTGCAAGCCTTGCACCACACCGGTCGATTTATCGGCTAAGTTGAGTGCCACCGAGGGTCCGCTTTTTGACGATCCGACCCTATACCGAAGCTTAGCGGTTGCTTTACAATATTTAACTTTTACTCGTCCCGATATTTCTTATGCTGTGCagcaagtttgtctttttatgcatGAGCCCCGGGAGCCACACTTTGCGTTCATGAAACGCATTTTTCGATATCTTCAGGGAACAATGGCTTATGGTCTTCCGATTGTGAAATGTGTCTCTAATGATTTAATTGCATACTCAGACGCTGATTGGGGAGGTTGTCCGGATTCGAGACGCTCGACTAGTGGATATTGTACTTTATTGGGTGATAATTTAATTTCGTGGTCCTCTAAACGACAGGCTACTATTTCACGTTCTAGTGCCGAAGCGGAATATCGTGGGGTTGCAAATGCGGTTGCCGAAGCTACTTGGTTGCGAAATTTATTGTTTGAGTTGCATGTTCCCTTGAAGAAAGCTACAGTGGTTTACTGTGATAATGTTTCGGCCATTTACTTATCAGACAATCCTGTGCAGCACCAACGAACAAAGCACATCGAAATTGACATCCATTTTGTTCGTGAGAAAGTCCGTGTTGGCCACATTCGAGTGCTCCATGTTCCGGCTGCAAATCAATACGCTGACATATTTACCAAGGGTCTTCCAAGGGACTTGTTTCAGTCCTTCCGCTCCAGTTTAAGCGTTTGTACTCCGCCCGCTCAAACTGCGGGGGAATATTAGCAccgtatattattattattattatttagattATTCTAGAATGTTTATGTTGGTGCacctacgtctgtcgactacgtcttacatcgagtcttatgTTGTATAGATTAGACatgacacggaatcctagaaatcAGTGTTTATGTAGGTTTCGCTTGTAGAGCAGTGTCTAGGTTCCGCTTCAGTGTCAGTCTTGTGGTTTCGCTTGAACGGTAGtattgtaggttcgcttatacgtgcatgcatgtataagcgaaacctgtcAATCTATATATAGGAGTCATTACAAGCGGAACTAGGACACACAGTTAAGGGTgtattcttccggtgagccacgaagtgctgtcaGACTTTGAAATTATTCtcaagatcaatacaacagcaagtttaaagtgaatccagctgaaatagcaccaaatcattagtttccgcctcttgatttggataggaattcttctgatcgactcaaacagggccgaacacgatcctacaagtggtatcagagcacaggaggaggagttcttgccattttagctgcatttcaTCTATTTTTCTTCACTTTCTTCATACTTTCAAAAAATTTTTTCGGTAAAAccagctcaaaatcacacactgcactcggaatcatgtattagtaaacccttgaaagtttcagatctaaaatcaacCTAGAACTTAAGTTTTtaggggtttcgcttattcgtGCATGACATCAGCAGGTTGTTTCGCTTCAGTGGCAGATAGTTTCGTTTCAAAGTACATTGTTCCGCTTCAAAGTACCAGCTAGTTTCGCTTCATTGGACATATTTGACACAGTTCCGCTTCAAATTACAAGTTAGGTTCGCTTCAAGGAacaggttccgcttgaaagtttcATTTGATCGAACAGGTTCCGCTTGATAGATCCGCTTGTCTAAGTCCGCTTCAGTGACCGAGATAGTTTCGCTTGATCAGACGTTGATAGTTCCACTTGAACTGCAACTTAGTGGTTCCGCTTATAAGTCACTTgaaggttccgcttatttgaacaagtGGTTTCGCTGATTGGACAATtggagtttcgcttatttgactgTTGTGTAATTTTGAACAattgaacaatggacaacgatttctataacgcctttgctagtcCGATCTCAATTACTCAGAATGccttgattgaaaatgaaaccggaacgtctcagaagccgcctaaactcatggatattgatgattataacgtgtggtctgaacgttttggaaattgggtcgaggcttatcacctagatgcgtgggaacacactgaggaacAATATGTTAGACCCACAAAAAACAACGTTATAAATGGTGTGccgttaacacttagagaaatGAGTTCGGAAGACAAAAataaatatcgagatgagaaactcatggtgagtctgcttcagcaagcgataaaagaagatatcttgatattgcttcaacatgatggaactgcttactcgatctggacagaattggaagcaaaattcattggaagtgatgatatgctcaaaaataagatgtctctcatgaaaaaagaatttgacttatttcgtggtttgaaaactgaaaacaccaagcagataatAGATCGATATTGTAACTTGGTCAGAAACATGtcaaaacttggaattaagaaagatactgacgaattggttgaaaaacttgcagatgcgctaccacatgaaacatggggaacgtttctgatgatgctgagatccaacagaaaagattacaaaaatatgacactgggagatttcatcaaacacctggaagctcaagagaaggagcagaggaagattgccaggatgaagaattatgatggagaacaggatatcagcttgTACTACAAAAGTGGTGCTACTGGATCAACAAATTAttctccaaaagttgaaactgcttacagcgcaaaagattcttctgaaaagaaatcatcccagggatcaagcagcacaagattttcatctttcgatccaAACATTTTTGCAACAAAGAATGGAAAAAGACTTCAATgtaatattgtattaaatcttgaaagtgatcaagattattctgaagaagttgccaaaaaccaaatgtctttgttgggaatggtgttggagtcttatagtagttttgtggccggaaagatcggtaatccaatgctcacaaaagaggattacgatcaaattgatgccgaggagatggaattaatggacatcaaatggtgcatggctagtgtgatgcgtcgagctgaaaagtttaaacaaattacgggaagagatgatttccgtgatgcaaatgttttagctttaggctttgataaatctaaagttacatgttttcgttgtagggaaaaggggcatttcaagagggagtgcaaaaaccgtgaagctactggagcccaaaatccttttggaaacaacgattattacaaaaaggcgatttatcatcaagtcacaccaccagcacagcatcaggtacaaactgctcatgggagagatgtgattgataATTCAAAAATAGCATGTCTAAGCAAATATGAAAATTTCtcatgggataaatatattccaaaagacagtaaagtgtgtttggcagagcaagatgatgaaaagttggctgaaggtttcaattgggatgatttttgtccagataaAAATCTCTTGGCCAAAGAGATGCCCAACAACCTTTTCGATACTCATGCTTtcattgctaatgcttatgatttgaaatgtgcagaaagaaacAGAAGAGTCatagaagctgctgaagcaagacggagaaagcttgaagaagaggaagaagaggaagagcgattaaaagctgaagctaaagccgagaaaaagagaagagctgagtTTTTGCAACCAAACAGAAATGTCATAGAGGTTCCAGAATTTGAagttaaagtggatgctgaacaaGTCAAAGTtccagaaaagtgcatgaactgtgactCGTTAATCAAACAGAACAATGAGCTGTTGcacaacataaacaatttgaaagaatcatatgatacaatgaagagagaaatcaacaagtatactgattcgaATGGCGAACAAGCTGTGGCTATGAATACGTTGAAGATAGcgtacctgagacagcttgatgatgtaAATTTCCATATAAAGAAATGTGCCGATctggagttggagttagcaacacaaaagatagaaactgagaaagttaaaaagctattagaaagttactcatgttcttcttttgttgttgacaggatttatccagttgtggagaacttgaagacatttgaagaagtgaagacgtctgaagaagagaaatcggtgacaaaagatgaagaaagtgtgaagacttctggtaagaaatcgagtgtggtctacaatagatgtccgcccccggtcgaaaatggatattcacctcgaaatccaaattccgaaagagtcaataaagcaattaatttgcaatgggagtctgggccgtcggataacttaccagaaagtattgatgtcacgtatacgtcatccgacactgatcatgagtcaaagttgataaaaagtgtggttgatcaggtgttagataaagatgacaatgaggagTCAAAACTGGAGTCCAAaaccgagtcaaagtctgggtacAATGCGTCAAAGCcgacagtcaaaaaggacaaacgggtttatgaaaagagtttttactttcgaaatctaatttgaatgataaatcagtcaaagtggcatatactttgaaaggttctgacaaattatattttgatgagagttttccaataagaagtgtcagatttgaaatgattcaaaaggttttcaaaataacagaaattaatatttctgaaataaaagatttaaatcttatcggaaaaTCTAAACCATACAcctcaagagatcaacaaagaattaacaagaaaatgggttacaattgtggttatagtttccaaaagaaaccaaaccataatcgtaatttcaaaaagaaaggattaggttttgttccatcgaaaaactataaaaatgaaaaaaagta encodes:
- the LOC110925156 gene encoding uncharacterized protein LOC110925156, with the protein product MPGADKPESSDSDSKPNLLHPAYSVTNIQSKIRTLDGTTVPYSAWVKIFKLHVVAYKVSAHIDGTAARSKTDPTYESWLKLDALVLQWIWSTVSDDLLPRVMDSDGTARGAWVKLEKIYLSNKKARAAALVTKFVNLTLTACSSLDAYCQKLKELANQLEDVDQPISESRLVLQLVRGLPQEFDTTASLINSTNDDWDQARSMLTDELIRIEARISNSSSVMVATGPSNRPSQQQSSQQQPQSWSQQQPPAWSSQQPQPPNFTRGRGRG
- the LOC110925155 gene encoding uncharacterized mitochondrial protein AtMg00810-like, coding for MAPPVGFDALNPAELQAAFNAMNLNQQPPDPGLMDTGAGSHVTENSVRHFTRDNNVSIEFEPFGFTVKDLKTGRHLSRHNSTGDVYPITPPQLPPQACFITTSTLPWHDRLGHPGAQGADTAYLLLYVDDIVLTASSTLLLHSIIQTLSREFAISDLGALHYFLGIKVSRHSHGLFLSQSQYAKDILARASMTACKPCTTPVDLSAKLSATEGPLFDDPTLYRSLAVALQYLTFTRPDISYAVQQVCLFMHEPREPHFAFMKRIFRYLQGTMAYGLPIVKCVSNDLIAYSDADWGGCPDSRRSTSGYCTLLGDNLISWSSKRQATISRSSAEAEYRGVANAVAEATWLRNLLFELHVPLKKATVVYCDNVSAIYLSDNPVQHQRTKHIEIDIHFVREKVRVGHIRVLHVPAANQYADIFTKGLPRDLFQSFRSSLSVCTPPAQTAGEY